The following are encoded in a window of Rosa chinensis cultivar Old Blush chromosome 4, RchiOBHm-V2, whole genome shotgun sequence genomic DNA:
- the LOC112195783 gene encoding protein GLE1 isoform X1, protein MTMGGVKLELRCPKKVYSVAIDPNPDWTFEDLVSELNALEIKINSGSKVPLPFAKDKSRDISNWKSNGRNSSSPFVMRVFEDDMDDIDAEDEEVHDQKSMVAKRFNFDELYLSDSDDSGDESSFGAEPYLMEKVDLVESGLLELSREHQFKVKEEIRNQISALETDLKSETDKSISALVRVEKYRKERSEMDRKLDTQYQRKIAEALDNHLTVVQRDLEVRSQIEERKIRIDAAYEDAKRKEAEEKLRQERAKAEAEAKRVEEAKRAEEAKRAALEAQRRAANEAAAKKASEASKRPDTDANLGTSNAQSGGPQVNKPAAGANKIRAAESALNLEQRRLQKLKQLDEEVQALRSSSNENFGKYERQIAKLIQQITGTTENVRQKEYDLLKIFCDARCPQSIKTAALAKKVVSNCKRPGNPAFAQAFVIVRITSKVPHAMDLILAELHKACIYTVPKHYSRSAFGSNEAYYKALGFQEDDEGKIESVDSYLTRLESYMKLYGALVQQTEIDNVHGLKEGWAWLARFVNALPANRYTAVALAAFLRMAGYSLFRKYRNQFVKLLNMVADNFLNALKEQGDSQLSPVIVEIDSYIKDREFLREPEGRQLKSNLQSDLSVP, encoded by the exons ATGACAAT GGGAGGTGTTAAGTTGGAACTTCGTTGTCCCAAAAAAGTATACAGTGTTGCAATTGACCCTAACCCTGATTGGACCTTTGAGGAtctagtttcggagctaaatgCCCTCGAAATCAAGATCAACAGCGGTTCTAAGGTCCCACTCCCTTTTGCTAAAGATAAATCAAG GGATATATCCAATTGGAAGAGTAATGGGAGAAATTCTAGCAGCCCGTTTGTTATGCGTGTGTTTGAGGATGACATGGACGACATTGACGCCGAAGATGAGGAGGTTCATGATCAGAAATCCATGGTTGCTAAACGGTTTAATTTTGATGAACTCTATCTCAG TGACAGTGATGATTCTGGTGACGAATCATCTTTTGGCGCCGAACCTTACCTAATGGAGAAGGTTGATCTAGTGGAAAGTGGTTTGCTCGAGCTATCCCGTGAACATCAGTTCAAAGTTAAG GAGGAAATTAGGAACCAAATATCAGCATTAGAGACAGATCTGAAGAGTGAAACTGACAAGTCTATTTCTGCACTTGTTCGAGTTGAGAAATATAGAAAAGAAAGATCTGAAATGGATAGAAAACTAGACACTCAATATCAACGCAAGAT AGCGGAAGCACTTGATAATCACTTAACTGTTGTCCAGCGAGACCTTGAAGTCAGATCTcaaatagaagaaagaaaaataagaattgATGCAGCTTATGAAGATGCTAAACGAAAGGAAGCTGAAGAAAAGCTTCGACAAGAACGAGCTAAAGCAGAAGCTGAG GCAAAAAGAGTTGAGGAAGCAAAAAGAGCTGAGGAAGCAAAAAGAGCTGCTTTGGAAGCTCAGAGAAGAGCAGCTAATGAAGCTGCAGCAAAAAAAGCTTCTGAAGCCTCAAAGAGGCCTGATACTGATGCCAATTTGGGAACTTCTAATGCTCAATCCGGTGGACCTCAAGTAAATAAGCCAGCAGCAGGAG CTAACAAAATCAGGGCAGCTGAAAGTGCTTTAAATTTAGAGCAGAGGAGACTACAAAAGTTAAAACAGTTGGATGAAGAAGTCCAGGCACTAAGATCAAGTTCCAACGAG aattttgGGAAGTACGAGAGGCAAATTGCTAAGTTGATCCAACAAATTACAGGAACAACAGAAAATGTCAG ACAAAAAGAATATGATCTACTCAAGATCTTTTGCGATGCACGTTGCCCGCAATCTATCAAAACTGCAGCATTGGCAAAGAAG GTCGTCTCCAACTGTAAACGCCCGGGGAATCCTGCATTTGCACAAGCATTCGTCATTGTTCGCATTACTTCAAAG GTTCCACATGCAATGGACCTTATCCTTGCTGAGTTACACAAAGCTTGCATCTATACAGTTCCAAAGCACTACTCACGG TCAGCATTTGGATCAAATGAGGCTTATTATAAAGCTCTTGGATTccaagaagatgatgaaggaaAGATTGAGAGCGTTGACAGTTATTTGACACGATTAGAATCTTATATGAAGCTATATGGGGCACTTGTTCAG CAGACGGAGATCGATAATGTACATGGCCTGAAAGAAGGTTGGGCATGGCTTGCAAGGTTTGTGAATGCTCTTCCTGCGAACAGATATACTGCCGTTGCACTTGCAGCATTCCTACGT ATGGCGGGTTATTCTCTCTTCAGAAAGTATAGAAATCAATTCGTGAAGTTGTTGAACATGGTTGCAGACAACTTCTTGAATGCACTAAAAGAACAAGGAGATTCACAGCTAAGCCCAGTTATTGTAGAAATTGACTCCTACATAAAGGACAGGGAATTCCTTCGTGAGCCTGAGGGAAGGCAATTGAAGAGCAATTTGCAATCAGATCTTTCTGTGCCGTAA
- the LOC112195783 gene encoding protein GLE1 isoform X2, which translates to MTMGGVKLELRCPKKVYSVAIDPNPDWTFEDLVSELNALEIKINSGSKVPLPFAKDKSRDISNWKSNGRNSSSPFVMRVFEDDMDDIDAEDEEVHDQKSMVAKRFNFDELYLSDSDDSGDESSFGAEPYLMEKVDLVESGLLELSREHQFKVKEEIRNQISALETDLKSETDKSISALVRVEKYRKERSEMDRKLDTQYQRKIAEALDNHLTVVQRDLEVRSQIEERKIRIDAAYEDAKRKEAEEKLRQERAKAEAEAKRVEEAKRAEEAKRAALEAQRRAANEAAAKKASEASKRPDTDANLGTSNAQSGGPQVNKPAAGANKIRAAESALNLEQRRLQKLKQLDEEVQALRSSSNENFGKYERQIAKLIQQITGTTENVRQKEYDLLKIFCDARCPQSIKTAALAKKVVSNCKRPGNPAFAQAFVIVRITSKVPHAMDLILAELHKACIYTVPKHYSRSAFGSNEAYYKALGFQEDDEGKIESVDSYLTRLESYMKLYGALVQTEIDNVHGLKEGWAWLARFVNALPANRYTAVALAAFLRMAGYSLFRKYRNQFVKLLNMVADNFLNALKEQGDSQLSPVIVEIDSYIKDREFLREPEGRQLKSNLQSDLSVP; encoded by the exons ATGACAAT GGGAGGTGTTAAGTTGGAACTTCGTTGTCCCAAAAAAGTATACAGTGTTGCAATTGACCCTAACCCTGATTGGACCTTTGAGGAtctagtttcggagctaaatgCCCTCGAAATCAAGATCAACAGCGGTTCTAAGGTCCCACTCCCTTTTGCTAAAGATAAATCAAG GGATATATCCAATTGGAAGAGTAATGGGAGAAATTCTAGCAGCCCGTTTGTTATGCGTGTGTTTGAGGATGACATGGACGACATTGACGCCGAAGATGAGGAGGTTCATGATCAGAAATCCATGGTTGCTAAACGGTTTAATTTTGATGAACTCTATCTCAG TGACAGTGATGATTCTGGTGACGAATCATCTTTTGGCGCCGAACCTTACCTAATGGAGAAGGTTGATCTAGTGGAAAGTGGTTTGCTCGAGCTATCCCGTGAACATCAGTTCAAAGTTAAG GAGGAAATTAGGAACCAAATATCAGCATTAGAGACAGATCTGAAGAGTGAAACTGACAAGTCTATTTCTGCACTTGTTCGAGTTGAGAAATATAGAAAAGAAAGATCTGAAATGGATAGAAAACTAGACACTCAATATCAACGCAAGAT AGCGGAAGCACTTGATAATCACTTAACTGTTGTCCAGCGAGACCTTGAAGTCAGATCTcaaatagaagaaagaaaaataagaattgATGCAGCTTATGAAGATGCTAAACGAAAGGAAGCTGAAGAAAAGCTTCGACAAGAACGAGCTAAAGCAGAAGCTGAG GCAAAAAGAGTTGAGGAAGCAAAAAGAGCTGAGGAAGCAAAAAGAGCTGCTTTGGAAGCTCAGAGAAGAGCAGCTAATGAAGCTGCAGCAAAAAAAGCTTCTGAAGCCTCAAAGAGGCCTGATACTGATGCCAATTTGGGAACTTCTAATGCTCAATCCGGTGGACCTCAAGTAAATAAGCCAGCAGCAGGAG CTAACAAAATCAGGGCAGCTGAAAGTGCTTTAAATTTAGAGCAGAGGAGACTACAAAAGTTAAAACAGTTGGATGAAGAAGTCCAGGCACTAAGATCAAGTTCCAACGAG aattttgGGAAGTACGAGAGGCAAATTGCTAAGTTGATCCAACAAATTACAGGAACAACAGAAAATGTCAG ACAAAAAGAATATGATCTACTCAAGATCTTTTGCGATGCACGTTGCCCGCAATCTATCAAAACTGCAGCATTGGCAAAGAAG GTCGTCTCCAACTGTAAACGCCCGGGGAATCCTGCATTTGCACAAGCATTCGTCATTGTTCGCATTACTTCAAAG GTTCCACATGCAATGGACCTTATCCTTGCTGAGTTACACAAAGCTTGCATCTATACAGTTCCAAAGCACTACTCACGG TCAGCATTTGGATCAAATGAGGCTTATTATAAAGCTCTTGGATTccaagaagatgatgaaggaaAGATTGAGAGCGTTGACAGTTATTTGACACGATTAGAATCTTATATGAAGCTATATGGGGCACTTGTTCAG ACGGAGATCGATAATGTACATGGCCTGAAAGAAGGTTGGGCATGGCTTGCAAGGTTTGTGAATGCTCTTCCTGCGAACAGATATACTGCCGTTGCACTTGCAGCATTCCTACGT ATGGCGGGTTATTCTCTCTTCAGAAAGTATAGAAATCAATTCGTGAAGTTGTTGAACATGGTTGCAGACAACTTCTTGAATGCACTAAAAGAACAAGGAGATTCACAGCTAAGCCCAGTTATTGTAGAAATTGACTCCTACATAAAGGACAGGGAATTCCTTCGTGAGCCTGAGGGAAGGCAATTGAAGAGCAATTTGCAATCAGATCTTTCTGTGCCGTAA
- the LOC112195787 gene encoding E3 ubiquitin-protein ligase RGLG2 yields MGSRSSKESSSRFSHSGSTASSASSWNQYPESVPYAQQGPYIATPQHHYAPSSQLPRRRLDRKYSKISDDYRSLDEVTNALAQAGLESSNLIVGVDFTKSNEWTGSRSFGRKSLHHIGTGQNPYEQAISIIGKTLSAFDEDNLIPCYGFGDASTHDQDVFSFYPDDCVCTGFEEVLTRYREIVPTLRLAGPTSFAPIIEMAMTIVEQSGGQYHVLLIIADGQVTRSIDTQPGQLSPQEQRTINAIVRASNYPLSIVLVGVGDGPWDLMKEFDDNIPSRAFDNLQFVNFTEIMSKNVDLSRKQTEFALSALMEIPSQYKATIALDLLGVRNGNSPDRIPLPPPAAVSSFRNNTRPYTGHGSSSFQQRTAPPHTGYDAGVSAPPRSTYDNQVCPICLTNPKDMAFGCGHQTCCDCGEYLQACPICRSSIQTRIKLF; encoded by the exons ATGGGAAGTAGAAGCTCCAAAGAGTCGAGTTCTAGGTTTTCTCATAGTGGTTCAACTGCTTCTTCTGCTTCCTCATGGAATCAGTACCCGGAATCAGTACCATATGCTCAGCAAGGGCCGTATATTGCTACACCTCAGCATCACTATGCACCCTCCTCACAACTGCCAAGAAGGAGACTGGACAGGAAATACTCAAAGATATCTGACGATTATCGCTCCTTGGATGAG GTTACTAATGCTCTTGCACAAGCTGGCCTAGAGTCTTCTAATCTGATTGTTGGCGTTGACTTCACAAAGAGCAATGAGTGGACAG GTTCGAGGTCATTTGGTCGGAAAAGCTTGCATCACATTGGAACTGGTCAAAATCCCTATGAACAAGCAATATCGATTATCGGGAAGACATTGTCCGCTTTTGATGAAGATAATCTAATTCCATGCTATGGGTTTGGAGATG CATCTACACATGATCAAGATGTCTTCAGCTTCTATCCAGATGACTGCGTTTGTACTGGATTCGAGGAAGTGCTGACACGATATAGAGAAATTGTTCCAACTCTTCGACTTGCAG GACCTACATCTTTTGCACCCATTATTGAGATGGCAATGACTATTGTTGAGCAAAGTGGAGGCCAATACCATGTTTTGCTGATCATTGCCGATGGTCAG GTGACAAGAAGTATTGATACACAACCTGGTCAACTAAGCCCACAAGAACAAAGGACAATTAATGCAATTGTAAGAGCAAG CAATTACCCCTTGTCTATTGTATTAGTCGGGGTTGGAGATGGGCCCTGGGACCTGATGAAGGAATTCGATGACAACATCCCTTCTCGGGCATTTGATAACTTGCAG TTTGTGAACTTTACCGAAATCATGTCAAAGAATGTGGATCTATCGAGAAAGCAGACAGAATTTGCTCTTTCAGCCTTGATGGAAATACCTTCCCAATATAAGGCCACAATAGCGCTAGACCTATTGGG AGTACGAAATGGGAATTCCCCGGACAGAATTCCTCTTCCCCCACCTGCTGCAGTCTCTTCCTTTAGAAACAACACTAGACCTTATACTGGACACGGCTCAAGCAGTTTTCAGCAGCGGACAGCTCCTCCTCATACTGGATATGATGCAGGAGTCAGCGCACCTCCTCGTTCAACATATGATAATCAG GTTTGCCCCATCTGTCTTACTAATCCGAAAGACATGGCCTTCGGTTGTGGGCATCAG ACTTGTTGTGACTGTGGAGAATACCTCCAAGCATGCCCCATTTGCCGGAGTTCAATCCAAACTAGAATAAAACTCTTTTAG
- the LOC112195781 gene encoding myosin-9: MASSGGGGDEDADAVLSDVEGDDPVPIVIKNSSPEQISADRFRELLAELDRERQAREAVENSKSDLQVQFGRLKALAHEAIRKRDEWGRQRDEALREKEELSRTNEKVSAELAEANRARDEALQQKDEIAKQLDDVVREKDGMRAEIGNSTHMLMSGIDKISGKVSNFKNFAAGGLPRSNKYTTGLPAVAYGVIKRTNEIVEELVRQTEATAKSRNETREQMDQRNYEIAIEISQLEATIGGLREEVAKKTSVVESLEKSVAERSGKMSEIEREMEDKLRRAESEASELRQLAREYDDKLTNLDSKMEEQRPLLVDQLNLVSKIHDRLYHVMKVVDANNLDQSDYSESLFLPQETDMEENLRASLAGMESIYELTRIVMEKARDLVEEKNHEIKSLDETASRLVKEKEQIGSLLRSALSNRMTSNPSSKTRELFQVAENGLREAGIDFKFNTHMGDRKVDALEAEEDEVYTLAGALENIVKASQLEIIELQHSVEELRAELSLLKQHVEAQAKELDHRMHKIEELEEKERLANESIEGLMMDIAAAEEEITRWKVAAEQEAAAGTGVEQEFVAQLLALKQELEEAKQAIVESEKKLKFKEETADAAMAARDAAEKSLRLADSRASRLRDRVEELTRQLEEFENREDLRRGLGGPRYICWPWQWLGLDFVGFSRSDTEQQSSSNEMELAEPLL, from the exons ATGGCGAGTAGTGGTGGTGGCGGCGACGAAGACGCCGATGCGGTGCTCAGCGACGTAGAGGGCGACGATCCGGTGCCGATCGTGATTAAGAATTCGTCGCCGGAACAAATCTCCGCCGACCGGTTCCGCGAGCTGCTCGCCGAGCTAGATCGCGAGCGGCAGGCGCGGGAGGCGGTGGAGAATTCGAAATCGGACCTGCAAGTCCAGTTCGGGAGATTAAAGGCTCTGGCGCACGAGGCGATTAGGAAGCGAGACGAGTGGGGGAGGCAGAGAGACGAGGCCTTGCGTGAGAAGGAAGAACTGTCCAGAACGAACGAGAAGGTCTCGGCGGAATTGGCAGAAGCTAATAGAGCTAGAGACGAGGCTTTGCAGCAGAAGGATGAGATTGCGAAGCAGTTAGACGACGTCGTTAGGGAGAAGGATGGAATGAGGGCTGAGATTGGGAATTCCACGCATATGCTCATGTCTGGGATTGATAAGATTTCAGGTAAAGTTAGTAATTTCAAGAATTTCGCGGCGGGGGGATTGCCGAGGTCGAATAAGTACACCACCGGATTGCCGGCGGTGGCTTACGGGGTTATAAAGAGGACGAATGAGATTGTGGAAGAGCTTGTTAGACAGACTGAGGCCACTGCCAAGTCTAGGAACGAAACTAGGGAGCAGATGGATCAGAGGAACTATGAGATTGCCATTGAGATTTCGCAGCTGGAGGCCACCATTGGTGGTTTGAGAGAAGAGGTTGCGAAGAAGACGTCTGTGGTTGAGAGTTTGGAGAAAAGTGTTGCAGAGAGGAGTGGGAAAATGTCGGAGATTGAGAGGGAGATGGAGGATAAGTTGAGAAGGGCGGAGAGTGAGGCTTCCGAGTTGAGGCAGTTAGCTAGAGAGTATGATGATAAGTTGACGAATTTGGACTCGAAAATGGAAGAGCAGAGGCCTTTGCTCGTTGATCAGTTGAATTTGGTGTCGAAAATTCATGACCGGCTATATCATGTTATGAAAGTAGTTGATGCCAACAATTTGGATCAGTCAGATTATTCGGAATCCCTATTTCTCCCTCAAGAAACAGACATGGAGGAGAACCTGCGTGCATCTTTGGCTGGGATGGAATCTATTTATGAATTAACGAGGATTGTTATGGAAAAAGCAAGGGATTTGGTTGAGGAGAAGAATCATGAAATCAAGAGTTTGGATGAAACAGCGTCTCGGTTAGTTAAAGAAAAGGAACAAATTGGATCCTTACTTAGGAGCGCTTTGTCAAATAGGATGACATCAAATCCATCTTCTAAGACAAGGGAATTGTTTCAAGTTGCAGAGAATGGTTTGAGGGAGGCTGGGATAGATTTTAAATTTAATACGCATATGGGGGATCGGAAAGTGGATGCACTTGAGGCCGAGGAGGATGAAGTATACACATTA GCTGGTGCTTTGGAGAATATTGTTAAGGCATCTCAGCTGGAGATTATAGAGCTGCAGCATTCTGTGGAAGAACTAAG GGCAGAGCTGAGTTTACTTAAACAGCATGTAGAGGCCCAAGCTAAGGAGCTCGACCATAGAATGCATAAAATTGAGGAACTTGAAGAGAAGGAGAGACTAGCGAATGAAAGT ATTGAAGGGCTAATGATGGACATTGCTGCTGCTGAAGAAGAAATTACAAGATGGAAAGTCGCAGCAGAGCAAGAAGCTGCTGCAGGCACAGGTGTAGAACAAGAGTTTGTGGCACAG TTATTGGCACTTAAGCAGGAACTTGAAGAGGCAAAGCAGGCAATTGTGGAGTCAGAGAAGAAGCTCAAGTTCAAAGAAGAGACAGCAGATGCTGCCATGGCAGCTAGAGATGCTGCGGAGAAATCCTTAAGATTGGCAGACTCGAGGGCATCCAGGCTCCGAGATAGAGTAGAGGAGCTTACCCGTCAACTTGAAGAATTTGAAAATCGAGAGGACTTAAGGAGAGGCCTGGGTGGACCTAGATATATATGTTGGCCCTGGCAGTGGCTTGGGCTGGACTTTGTAGGGTTCAGTCGCTCTGATACAGAACAGCAGAGTAGTTCAAATGAAATGGAGCTTGCTGAACCTCTTTTATGA
- the LOC112195786 gene encoding cytochrome P450 71B34: protein MSLNTLPLTLWLPFLLLLPLLILLKKNKKPQKHFPPSPPKLPIIGNLHQFAQSGSSPHQNLWRLSKKFGPIMLLHLGRIPTLIISSAEAAKQVLKDNDLNCCSRPSSSGSRKLTYNYIDMGFAPYGEYWREMRKLCVLELFSVKRVQSYRLIREEEVAKMIDSISKESASSSSNSCVNITEKLYAVMGSITFRVIFGTSFEGSDFEHDRFHQVLHEAEIMLAGFSAADYFPFGYLIDRISGKHKQFERVSGELHHFFQQVIDDHLKPGRTQPEHEDIVDVLLKIVKEQTGFGAAHFGHDNIKALLVNLFLGGIDTGAITMLWAMAELAKNPRLMKKAQDEVRSCVGNKGKVSESDTEQLPYLKMIIKETLRLHPPAPLMLPRESMSPFKVLGYDVEPKTLVIINDWAISRDPEFWKDPEEFIPERFDDSSVDFRGQHFEFLPFGAGRRMCPGIYMATTTVELGLANLLYSFDWKSPEGMKEADINMEETTGELSLTISKKTALNLVPVKFSS from the exons ATGTCTCTCAACACCCTCCCGCTAACCTTATGGCTTCcatttctccttcttctccctctaCTGATTTTactgaaaaagaataaaaagccACAAAAACACTTCCCGCCAAGCCCTCCTAAGCTTCCCATCATAGGCAACTTACACCAATTTGCACAATCTGGTTCATCACCTCACCAAAATCTATGGCGCCTCTCGAAAAAGTTCGGTCCAATCATGCTCCTACACCTCGGTCGCATACCGACCCTCATCATCTCATCAGCTGAAGCAGCAAAACAGGTCTTGAAAGATAATGATCTCAACTGCTGCAGCAGACCCTCCTCCTCGGGGTCTCGAAAACTCACCTACAACTATATAGACATGGGATTTGCGCCTTATGGTGAGTATTGGCGAGAAATGAGAAAACTATGTGTCCTTGAGCTTTTCAGTGTGAAAAGGGTGCAGTCTTATCGGTTGATTAGGGAAGAAGAAGTGGCTAAAATGATTGACTCAATATCCAAAGAATCTGCATCTTCGTCCTCTAATTCATGTGTTAATATTACTGAGAAGTTGTATGCTGTCATGGGCAGTATAACTTTCAGGGTTATTTTCGGGACAAGTTTCGAGGGAAGTGATTTCGAGCACGATAGGTTTCATCAAGTGCTTCATGAAGCTGAAATCATGCTTGCAGGCTTCTCTGCAgctgattattttccatttggTTATCTTATAGACAGGATCTCCGGGAAACATAAACAATTTGAAAGGGTATCCGGGGaacttcatcacttttttcaGCAGGTGATTGATGATCATCTCAAGCCAGGGAGGACACAACCAGAGCATGAAGACATAGTTGATGTGTTGCTTAAAATAGTGAAGGAGCAAACTGGTTTTGGAGCTGCTCATTTTGGTCATGATAACATCAAGGCACTTCTTGTG AACTTATTTCTAGGTGGAATAGATACCGGTGCAATTACCATGCTGTGGGCGATGGCTGAGCTAGCTAAGAATCCTAGACTGATGAAGAAAGCACAGGATGAAGTTAGAAGCTGCGTTGGAAACAAAGGAAAAGTCTCTGAAAGTGATACGGAACAGCTTCCGTACCTCAAGATGATAATCAAAGAAACACTTCGACTGCATCCTCCAGCTCCACTGATGCTTCCAAGAGAGTCCATGTCCCCCTTTAAAGTCCTTGGGTATGATGTTGAACCCAAAACACTAGTCATAATTAATGACTGGGCAATTTCACGAGATCCAGAATTTTGGAAAGACCCAGAAGAGTTCATCCCAGAAAGGTTTGATGATAGCTCTGTCGATTTTAGGGGGCAACACTTTGAGTTCTTGCCATTTGGAGCTGGTCGGAGAATGTGTCCGGGAATTTACATGGCAACAACAACTGTGGAGCTTGGACTTGCAAATCTGCTGTACAGCTTTGATTGGAAATCGCCAGAGGGAATGAAAGAAGCTGATATCAACATGGAAGAAACAACTGGGGAACTTTCCCTAACTATCTCCAAGAAAACTGCTCTCAACCTTGTCCCCGTGAAGTTTTCTAGTTAG